One part of the Mariniblastus fucicola genome encodes these proteins:
- a CDS encoding serine/threonine protein kinase — translation MKDSSLLSKYLAGDANADESLQCEQWLKESGSVEELIGELGLSSNDDSLVETLRSLGNETDTAPPASGESRELLEQIQSLVANRQTAPEDFDRILSPAENSDELGRIAHYRVIEFIAGGGMGLVFKAEDTKLNRLVCIKVLNPSLENNRDAVARFSREAKSAAKLRNTRITTVLEFGEHRELPYLVMELLEGQSLRDKLNVAGKLSPATARKITIQIAEGLRYAHQRGFLHRDIKPENIWVTPEGDVKLLDFGLARAIEESDNLTHSGTILGTPNYMSPEQVQGKDLDAKSDLFSVGTVLFEMLTGESPFGKSNLFSTMMSVANDTLTFPEDTKSTTIPDELRLIVESLLQKSPEDRIGSADQLISALKNVDGKMPSLQPKLNKSAMSPSLAGLLGAFAGACLLALAVLLFQLNDKGTLVVEADPSINVSIANEEVSIEDPQTGKNFKVTIGENPLPSGVYQLQLADESGYTLSSNIITIRRGEKQIVRVELKPAEPGVAAADVAKENKVKDGEVKANVVDAVATASVPNLSLSALPTLDASELNRKLGFVAGKRLFPAANVSNPSPKKGVTSWSVESCFGPSSTQLNADGSLIAFSARSSQQTAIRDRSGKLLHLIPAGDSIAEVSWSPDPSVIAVIVNGDMQKRVVVWKLSPDHVEVIDVIPCDCEKIGWSWDGLKLALKSADSNEITFVNLAKKGGVFTQPNLGIEGSISDRPWSNNGRYFAASLEDEVGVWDLEDQRVVHVFAKKSEAKFLPEDNMLAVEAKLGWEVWDLGTFERKRLLMLESNWKQTWCSPDFKKQLGLTKGNVIVVKDAISGETIKSDSSIRKLVLKLRRVHWAADSNGIVFSLFGDGTLISEASGDGALEGLADITRVGEFERRFVSFSYRSSSELPMADYSNNGRIAWLNRSYANPEEPEPVSIFDLKSNKSLPDSKIKMFETGASYRISPNGKYLAIVGSDSPSDSGGLSKQWSKDVSKVRVCSVETAEVVRTFETGRPQSLSWTPDSDRLVVSVLRYQTKEEAEKEAEARRNKLYREVIGRSDKNNDGKLDSKEMSNSNLMRVDKDKDGFVTVDEYKAYAAAFEARNNRGSSRARRGELETKIISLSDDEQIVLSPTLPGSKSDVKFCFQRGSSDWQIAAPAFYKDQIVLPLFDTSTYGNGSHTTTHRTIDGKREQVKPNDRLGFFDIKTGKLLEVVELKHAFEGTRLEVTDQMIMIGARSEFDRSNVDSFIVLDRNKGNLFYGTNPQYGLLYSNLNPDSRVRSRRTGDVLKPGIPYVSPTRPLVAFLSGQGIEIWKLDSEKDSFRPVHTFSRSDKDLQLEIAWHPNSPIVAWLDDYRLVYWNADQDELVKTEQGRWYKAIIPTEDGWLLVGSRRMEKRDLKMNILKTWVTTSPREEGKLTGAWDQCITAEGDVLVDDNVANLRVIQLRGNRFETRPVNILDNDEN, via the coding sequence ATGAAAGATTCTTCGCTTCTATCGAAATACCTTGCTGGTGACGCCAATGCCGACGAGTCGCTGCAGTGCGAGCAGTGGTTGAAAGAATCAGGCAGCGTTGAAGAGCTGATCGGCGAATTGGGCTTATCGTCAAACGATGACTCACTCGTCGAAACCTTGCGTAGTCTTGGCAATGAAACGGATACTGCCCCGCCCGCATCCGGCGAATCGAGGGAACTGCTGGAACAGATTCAGTCACTTGTGGCAAATCGCCAAACGGCACCGGAAGACTTCGATCGCATTCTTAGCCCGGCGGAAAACAGTGACGAGCTGGGAAGAATCGCTCACTATCGCGTTATTGAATTTATCGCCGGCGGCGGAATGGGGCTGGTGTTCAAAGCCGAAGACACAAAACTGAATCGGCTCGTTTGCATCAAAGTTCTTAACCCGTCGCTTGAAAACAATCGCGACGCGGTCGCCAGGTTTTCGCGAGAGGCCAAGTCTGCGGCGAAGCTGAGAAATACTCGCATCACGACGGTGTTGGAGTTCGGAGAACATCGAGAGCTGCCGTATCTTGTGATGGAGTTGCTGGAGGGACAGTCGCTTCGCGATAAGCTGAACGTAGCAGGAAAGCTCTCGCCCGCGACTGCCAGGAAAATCACGATCCAAATCGCGGAGGGCTTACGCTACGCGCATCAACGTGGCTTTCTTCACCGCGATATCAAACCCGAGAACATTTGGGTGACACCCGAAGGCGATGTCAAACTTCTTGATTTCGGTCTGGCTCGGGCGATCGAAGAGTCAGACAACCTGACTCATTCGGGCACGATTCTCGGGACGCCGAACTATATGTCGCCGGAGCAGGTTCAAGGCAAAGACCTGGATGCCAAGAGCGACCTTTTCAGCGTCGGAACGGTCCTGTTCGAGATGCTGACTGGCGAATCGCCTTTCGGAAAGTCGAACCTGTTTTCGACGATGATGTCGGTGGCGAATGACACGCTGACTTTCCCCGAAGACACGAAATCGACAACGATTCCTGATGAGCTCAGGTTGATTGTGGAATCGCTCTTGCAGAAATCGCCTGAGGATCGAATTGGGTCAGCTGATCAGTTGATTTCCGCGTTGAAGAATGTAGATGGCAAGATGCCGTCCTTGCAACCGAAGCTAAACAAATCGGCCATGAGCCCGAGCCTTGCTGGATTATTGGGCGCATTCGCTGGAGCCTGCTTGTTGGCCCTGGCGGTCCTGTTGTTTCAGCTGAATGACAAGGGGACGTTAGTTGTTGAGGCTGATCCGTCAATCAACGTTAGTATCGCAAACGAAGAAGTTTCGATTGAGGATCCGCAAACTGGAAAGAACTTCAAAGTCACGATTGGAGAGAATCCACTTCCATCCGGCGTTTACCAGCTGCAGTTGGCCGACGAATCCGGCTACACGCTTTCCTCGAACATCATCACCATTCGCCGAGGTGAAAAGCAGATCGTTCGCGTGGAGCTCAAGCCTGCTGAACCAGGCGTAGCAGCGGCCGACGTTGCCAAGGAGAATAAGGTCAAGGATGGCGAGGTCAAAGCAAACGTTGTCGACGCGGTGGCAACGGCGTCGGTGCCGAACCTTTCACTGAGCGCTTTGCCGACCTTGGATGCCTCTGAACTAAATCGAAAGTTGGGTTTCGTTGCCGGTAAGCGACTTTTCCCGGCTGCGAATGTGTCGAATCCTTCGCCAAAAAAAGGCGTTACTTCGTGGAGCGTCGAAAGTTGTTTCGGACCGAGTTCTACCCAGCTCAACGCAGATGGGTCACTAATTGCATTTTCAGCCCGAAGTAGCCAGCAAACTGCGATCCGGGACCGAAGCGGAAAGTTGTTACATCTGATTCCTGCTGGCGATTCCATCGCGGAAGTTTCATGGTCGCCTGACCCCAGTGTTATCGCGGTCATAGTAAACGGCGATATGCAAAAGCGAGTCGTTGTTTGGAAGCTGTCACCTGATCACGTGGAGGTTATCGATGTGATTCCGTGTGACTGCGAGAAAATTGGCTGGTCGTGGGATGGCCTGAAATTGGCGCTCAAGTCCGCAGATTCCAACGAAATCACATTCGTGAATCTCGCCAAAAAAGGAGGCGTTTTCACGCAACCGAATCTTGGGATAGAAGGATCAATTTCGGATCGCCCCTGGTCCAACAACGGACGCTATTTTGCGGCCAGTCTCGAAGACGAAGTGGGGGTTTGGGATCTTGAAGATCAGCGCGTTGTGCACGTGTTTGCGAAAAAGTCAGAAGCAAAGTTCCTGCCTGAGGATAACATGCTCGCGGTCGAGGCCAAACTTGGCTGGGAAGTTTGGGACCTTGGAACGTTTGAGCGAAAACGTTTATTGATGCTTGAATCAAACTGGAAGCAAACGTGGTGTTCACCAGATTTTAAAAAGCAACTTGGTTTGACCAAGGGAAACGTCATTGTTGTCAAAGATGCCATCTCTGGTGAAACGATTAAGAGCGACTCCAGCATACGAAAACTTGTCTTGAAGCTAAGAAGGGTTCACTGGGCGGCAGATAGCAATGGAATTGTGTTTTCATTGTTTGGGGATGGAACGTTAATCTCGGAGGCTTCCGGAGATGGAGCGCTTGAGGGGCTTGCTGACATTACGCGTGTTGGTGAATTTGAAAGACGATTTGTGTCTTTTTCTTATCGTTCGTCTAGTGAGCTTCCGATGGCAGACTATTCGAACAATGGAAGGATTGCCTGGCTGAACAGATCCTATGCGAACCCGGAAGAACCAGAGCCAGTTTCCATTTTCGATCTCAAGTCCAACAAGAGCTTGCCTGATTCGAAAATCAAGATGTTCGAAACGGGAGCCAGTTATCGTATCAGCCCGAACGGGAAGTACCTTGCGATCGTAGGCTCTGACTCGCCGTCTGATAGTGGAGGCCTGAGCAAGCAATGGAGCAAGGATGTCAGCAAGGTTCGTGTTTGCTCCGTTGAAACTGCCGAGGTCGTCCGGACCTTCGAGACAGGCAGGCCACAGTCACTTTCGTGGACTCCAGATTCAGATCGACTTGTGGTATCCGTACTCAGGTATCAGACGAAAGAGGAAGCCGAGAAGGAGGCGGAAGCTCGCAGAAACAAGCTGTATCGCGAGGTCATTGGGAGGTCGGACAAAAATAACGATGGCAAGCTGGATTCCAAAGAAATGTCGAATTCTAATCTGATGAGAGTGGACAAGGACAAGGATGGGTTCGTTACCGTTGACGAGTACAAAGCCTACGCCGCCGCCTTCGAAGCGCGCAATAACCGCGGGTCGTCCCGTGCTCGCCGCGGCGAGTTGGAAACAAAGATCATCAGCCTCAGCGACGACGAACAAATTGTACTGTCGCCTACGCTGCCGGGATCAAAAAGCGACGTCAAGTTTTGCTTCCAACGAGGATCATCAGACTGGCAAATCGCCGCTCCCGCTTTCTACAAAGACCAGATTGTGCTTCCACTTTTCGACACATCGACTTATGGAAATGGCAGCCACACGACGACTCACCGCACAATCGATGGCAAACGTGAGCAAGTGAAACCTAATGACCGGCTTGGTTTTTTCGACATCAAAACTGGAAAGTTGCTTGAAGTCGTTGAGTTGAAACATGCTTTCGAAGGGACCCGTCTGGAAGTCACCGACCAGATGATCATGATCGGAGCCAGATCTGAATTTGACAGATCCAATGTTGACTCCTTCATCGTGCTTGACAGAAACAAAGGAAATCTTTTTTATGGCACGAATCCTCAATACGGTTTGCTTTACAGCAACCTTAACCCGGATTCTCGAGTTCGCAGCAGGCGAACGGGTGACGTACTGAAGCCTGGGATTCCGTACGTTTCTCCGACCAGACCTCTGGTCGCATTTTTATCGGGACAGGGCATCGAGATATGGAAACTTGACTCGGAAAAGGATTCGTTTCGCCCTGTTCACACTTTCAGTCGAAGCGACAAAGACCTTCAGTTAGAAATAGCGTGGCATCCAAACTCGCCAATCGTCGCTTGGCTAGACGACTACAGGTTGGTCTATTGGAATGCTGATCAAGATGAACTTGTAAAGACCGAACAAGGTAGGTGGTATAAAGCAATCATCCCCACCGAAGACGGTTGGTTGC
- a CDS encoding sigma-70 family RNA polymerase sigma factor has product MAETTRVSLLQQLRCKQDSRAWSKFVHLYTPLICQWVADLRVPTPQRNDVVQEVFIVLLGKISTFQYDAKLSFRGWLRTVTINKCRDFLRKQNRLSEPTFVAHLELAEADDTQLLTQQEYRSHLAANALSLMKKHFSETTWRACWEHVAKGRPAPEVAAELGISPNAVYLARGRVLQRLKQELAGLWE; this is encoded by the coding sequence ATGGCGGAAACAACACGAGTAAGCTTGCTGCAGCAACTGCGATGTAAACAGGATTCGCGAGCCTGGTCGAAGTTCGTGCATCTTTACACGCCGCTGATCTGCCAATGGGTCGCCGATCTGCGAGTCCCGACGCCGCAACGAAACGACGTCGTTCAGGAAGTCTTCATTGTCTTGCTGGGAAAGATCTCAACTTTCCAATATGACGCCAAACTGAGTTTTCGCGGATGGCTCCGCACGGTCACGATCAACAAATGCCGTGACTTTCTGAGAAAGCAAAATCGTCTGTCTGAGCCTACCTTCGTGGCACATCTTGAACTGGCGGAAGCCGACGACACGCAATTGCTGACGCAGCAGGAGTATCGAAGCCATTTGGCCGCCAACGCGCTGTCGCTGATGAAGAAACACTTTTCCGAAACGACTTGGCGGGCTTGCTGGGAACACGTGGCCAAGGGAAGGCCGGCTCCGGAGGTGGCTGCGGAGTTGGGAATTTCGCCGAACGCGGTTTACCTTGCGCGGGGACGCGTGCTTCAACGTTTAAAACAGGAGTTGGCCGGGCTTTGGGAGTAG
- a CDS encoding 30S ribosomal protein S1, giving the protein MVNQNLIHSLEDEDIERQLGSAFSEYEDIDLGDILFPPEAQSQNYSIDSMVKGTIVRIDNDHVIVDVGFKSEATIPSNEWTEEDPPEVGQVIDVLIEDLEDAQGRADDPSGLIAVSKKRADQRKIWDDVISKITEGDIVTGKCQRKIKGGLLVDIGVSVFLPASQVDIRRPGDIGDYIDRVVQCEVLKIDDVRKNIVVSRRSLIEKERTYAQQKLMADLEKGQVRKGVVKNIADFGAFVDLGGIDGLLHITDMSHTRISKPSEMVKMDQEIDVMILNVDREKVKIALGLKQLLPNPWDHVEEKYPVGSVQNGEVVNVLPYGAFVKLEPGIEGLVHISEMSWVKRVNHPNELVQTGDEIKVSVLKIDRQGEQMSLGMKQTQDNPWDKVEENYPIGREINGRVRNLTNYGAFIELEEGIDGLLHVSDMSWTRKISHPNEVLEKGQELSCKILAVDIERHRIALGLKQMNDDPWSTDIPDRYQPGQLIKGKITKITNFGVFVGLEDGLEGLLHISELSDDKVENPEELVKVGEEVEVKVLRVDTDERKIGLSKRRVGWSAEQEAAAMKEEGIVTGTSSSGGQNVPASELKGGLGDSGPLIKPAAPAEDSE; this is encoded by the coding sequence ATGGTTAATCAAAACCTCATTCACTCTCTTGAAGACGAAGACATCGAACGCCAGTTAGGCTCGGCGTTCTCTGAATACGAAGACATCGATCTTGGCGACATCCTTTTCCCGCCAGAAGCTCAGTCTCAAAACTATTCAATCGACTCGATGGTCAAGGGTACCATCGTCCGCATCGACAACGACCACGTCATCGTCGACGTTGGCTTCAAGAGTGAAGCAACCATTCCAAGCAACGAATGGACTGAGGAAGATCCACCAGAAGTTGGCCAGGTTATCGATGTTCTGATCGAAGATCTCGAAGACGCTCAGGGCCGCGCCGACGATCCTTCTGGCTTGATCGCTGTTTCCAAGAAGCGTGCTGACCAGCGTAAGATCTGGGACGACGTTATCTCCAAGATCACCGAAGGCGACATCGTTACTGGTAAATGCCAGCGTAAAATCAAAGGCGGCCTTCTCGTCGACATCGGCGTTTCGGTTTTCCTGCCGGCATCGCAAGTTGACATTCGCCGTCCTGGCGACATCGGTGACTACATCGATCGCGTCGTTCAGTGTGAAGTCCTGAAGATCGACGACGTTCGCAAAAACATCGTTGTCAGCCGTCGTTCGCTGATCGAAAAAGAGCGTACTTACGCTCAACAGAAACTCATGGCCGACCTCGAAAAAGGTCAGGTCCGCAAAGGTGTGGTCAAGAACATCGCCGACTTTGGTGCGTTTGTTGACCTCGGCGGAATCGACGGTCTGTTGCACATCACGGATATGTCGCACACACGTATTTCCAAGCCATCTGAGATGGTGAAGATGGATCAGGAAATCGATGTAATGATCCTGAACGTGGATCGCGAGAAAGTGAAGATCGCTCTTGGTCTGAAGCAGCTTCTCCCGAACCCATGGGATCACGTCGAAGAAAAGTACCCGGTTGGCAGCGTGCAAAACGGCGAAGTCGTCAACGTGCTTCCTTACGGTGCGTTCGTCAAGCTCGAGCCTGGAATCGAAGGTCTGGTTCACATCTCCGAGATGTCCTGGGTCAAGCGTGTTAACCATCCAAACGAGTTGGTTCAAACAGGCGACGAGATCAAGGTTTCGGTCCTCAAGATCGATCGTCAGGGCGAGCAAATGTCTCTCGGCATGAAGCAGACTCAGGACAATCCTTGGGACAAAGTCGAAGAGAACTACCCGATCGGTCGCGAGATCAACGGTCGCGTTCGCAACCTGACGAACTACGGTGCTTTCATCGAACTCGAAGAAGGCATCGATGGCCTGCTTCACGTTTCGGACATGTCGTGGACTCGCAAGATCAGCCATCCAAACGAAGTTTTGGAAAAAGGCCAGGAGCTTTCCTGCAAAATTCTTGCTGTCGACATCGAGCGTCACCGAATCGCACTTGGTCTGAAGCAAATGAACGACGATCCATGGTCGACGGACATTCCGGATCGCTACCAGCCTGGTCAGCTGATCAAAGGCAAGATCACGAAGATCACCAACTTCGGTGTATTCGTTGGTCTCGAAGACGGTCTCGAAGGTTTGCTCCACATCTCTGAGCTTTCCGACGACAAGGTCGAGAATCCGGAAGAGTTGGTGAAGGTCGGCGAAGAAGTCGAAGTCAAAGTCCTTCGCGTCGATACCGACGAGCGAAAGATTGGTCTCTCGAAGCGTCGCGTTGGCTGGTCTGCTGAGCAGGAAGCCGCTGCGATGAAGGAAGAGGGAATCGTTACCGGTACGTCCAGTAGCGGTGGGCAGAACGTTCCTGCTTCTGAGCTCAAAGGTGGACTTGGCGACAGCGGTCCTCTGATCAAGCCAGCTGCTCCTGCGGAAGACTCTGAGTAG
- the mch gene encoding methenyltetrahydromethanopterin cyclohydrolase, with translation MSTQPKFIDRLNPNANLLLEQSRPSFDVLGIETHTLSNGAEVFDFGSNRCGASAAGTLLAKICMADLADVSLSTNGQSAFPMWVDVKTDYPLQSCMAAQYAGWPLSLEKYFAMCSGPARSARGKEEVLDEYSLVASSKIVVAVLETKNLPDESVAAAVASECRVSPDHVQLCVARTASLPGTIQVVARSVETALHKLHELKFDLGCIKNAFGTAPLPPIAKDDLTALGWTNDAVLYGAVVQLIVDCEDSQIEEIGIRVPSSSSADFGKPFLEIFESFDRDFYKIDKMLFSPAKVIFNNLRSGNTFSYGEQKFDVLHQSWGTNS, from the coding sequence TTGTCTACACAACCCAAATTCATCGATCGGCTCAATCCTAACGCCAACCTGCTGTTGGAGCAGTCCCGTCCGTCGTTTGACGTTCTCGGAATTGAGACCCACACGCTATCCAACGGTGCTGAAGTTTTCGACTTTGGTTCCAACCGATGTGGTGCATCTGCTGCCGGTACCTTGCTCGCGAAAATCTGCATGGCGGACCTCGCCGACGTCAGCCTGTCGACCAACGGTCAGTCAGCTTTTCCAATGTGGGTGGACGTTAAAACGGACTATCCACTTCAAAGCTGCATGGCGGCTCAATACGCCGGTTGGCCGCTTTCGCTCGAAAAATACTTTGCCATGTGCAGCGGACCGGCTCGTTCAGCAAGAGGCAAAGAAGAAGTCCTCGACGAATACTCGTTGGTGGCGTCCTCCAAGATCGTGGTCGCCGTCCTCGAAACCAAAAACCTTCCCGACGAATCAGTTGCCGCCGCCGTCGCCAGCGAGTGCCGAGTCTCGCCCGACCACGTGCAGCTTTGCGTCGCGCGAACCGCCAGCTTGCCGGGGACGATTCAGGTGGTTGCTCGCAGCGTTGAAACAGCACTGCACAAGCTTCACGAGCTCAAGTTCGATCTTGGCTGCATCAAAAACGCGTTCGGAACCGCACCACTGCCGCCGATCGCCAAGGATGACCTCACAGCGTTAGGCTGGACAAATGATGCTGTGCTCTATGGAGCCGTCGTGCAGTTGATCGTCGATTGTGAAGACAGTCAAATCGAAGAAATTGGAATCCGTGTTCCCAGCAGTTCGTCCGCGGACTTTGGAAAACCGTTCCTCGAGATTTTCGAGAGCTTTGATCGCGACTTTTACAAGATCGACAAAATGCTGTTCAGTCCCGCCAAAGTCATCTTCAACAATTTGCGCAGCGGCAATACGTTTTCGTACGGCGAACAGAAATTCGATGTGCTGCATCAGTCCTGGGGAACCAATTCGTGA
- a CDS encoding ATP-grasp domain-containing protein: MSLRVGVLAPESSWHFRDLQRSNSMAANGQKVELVAVDFATLAASVGIEEIAPFSDFANSVQAMDAVIVRTMPKGSLQQIVFRMDLLHRLESAGIRIVNSPRSVEIAIDKYLSLALMADNGISIPAFAVCQTVEQGLDTFERMGRDAILKPIFGSMGKHVYRLSEISEARSLMQRFVDQGEVIYLQKFVRHGGSDIRILVVGEEIFSMRRIGPAGSWLTNIARGSTAERYRPNAKEVELARKAAKINRCEIAGIDIAYDNGSDDPLVLEVNASPGWEAIQNVCESDVANSVLKAVTTNLG; this comes from the coding sequence GTGAGCCTGCGGGTTGGAGTACTCGCACCGGAATCCAGTTGGCATTTTCGTGACTTGCAACGATCCAATTCGATGGCTGCCAACGGACAGAAAGTCGAGCTCGTCGCTGTCGATTTTGCGACTCTCGCCGCTTCGGTCGGGATCGAAGAGATTGCTCCGTTTTCGGATTTCGCCAACTCTGTCCAGGCGATGGATGCGGTTATCGTGCGGACGATGCCCAAAGGTTCATTGCAACAGATCGTTTTCCGCATGGATTTGCTGCACCGTTTGGAATCAGCAGGAATCCGAATCGTCAACTCGCCGCGTAGCGTTGAAATCGCGATCGACAAATACCTGTCGCTGGCTTTGATGGCCGACAACGGGATTTCGATTCCGGCATTCGCAGTTTGCCAGACCGTCGAGCAGGGCCTCGACACGTTTGAGAGAATGGGACGTGATGCCATCCTCAAACCAATCTTTGGCAGCATGGGCAAGCACGTCTATCGGCTGAGCGAAATCTCCGAAGCTCGGAGCTTGATGCAACGCTTCGTCGATCAGGGCGAAGTCATCTATCTTCAAAAATTTGTCCGCCATGGAGGCAGCGACATTCGGATTCTGGTCGTGGGCGAAGAAATTTTCTCGATGCGCCGGATCGGACCAGCTGGTAGTTGGTTGACCAACATCGCTCGCGGAAGCACCGCCGAACGTTACCGTCCGAATGCAAAAGAGGTCGAATTGGCGAGGAAAGCTGCAAAAATTAACCGTTGCGAGATCGCTGGAATCGATATTGCATACGACAACGGGTCGGACGATCCGTTGGTTCTGGAGGTCAACGCCTCGCCCGGCTGGGAAGCCATCCAAAATGTTTGTGAATCCGATGTCGCGAATTCGGTTCTAAAAGCAGTCACCACCAATTTGGGGTAG
- a CDS encoding NAD(P)/FAD-dependent oxidoreductase, translating into MKIAVIGAGVSGLVAAERLRQTHDVTVFEAGSYIGGHTNTIDVESPDGPLSIDTGFIVFNDRTYPNFIKLLDRLNVPSQDTIMSFSVKCERTGLEYRGADPDGLFAQRRNLFNPKFYRLLYDLMKFFRLGEAMLDADSDADENETVGSFLNRNNFSSQFVEQYFLPMGAAIWSASYDSFRDFPIRFIAEFYKNHGLLGVKDRPQWKVVQGGSKQYVKALTHGWTDQIKLNSPVQKVVRNFTLGDREPSSVTVTTNGQSHEFDHVVFACHSDQALRMLGGNATESETGILSAFPYQKNVALLHTQSDVLPKQRRAWASWNYFNPIEESDAATVTYNMNILQSLNTETVWCVTLNGEDLIRDENIVASIDYAHPTFSIGRKAMQARHAELCDANATSFCGAYWGNGFHEDGVVSGLRVVEALQQRANTSQPSPVAAQ; encoded by the coding sequence ATGAAAATAGCGGTCATTGGAGCAGGAGTATCCGGACTGGTCGCGGCAGAGCGACTTCGGCAAACACATGACGTGACGGTTTTCGAAGCCGGTAGCTACATCGGCGGGCACACCAACACGATCGACGTCGAATCACCAGACGGGCCGCTCTCGATTGACACGGGATTCATCGTCTTCAACGACCGGACGTATCCAAATTTCATTAAGCTGCTTGATCGTCTGAACGTCCCGTCTCAGGACACGATCATGAGCTTCAGCGTCAAATGCGAGCGTACCGGGTTGGAGTATCGCGGCGCGGATCCTGACGGACTTTTTGCACAACGCCGAAATCTGTTCAATCCAAAATTCTATCGACTGCTCTACGACTTGATGAAATTCTTTCGGCTTGGTGAGGCCATGTTGGATGCCGATTCGGACGCAGACGAAAACGAAACCGTCGGCTCATTTTTGAATCGCAACAATTTTTCATCCCAGTTCGTCGAGCAATACTTCTTGCCAATGGGGGCAGCGATCTGGTCGGCTTCGTATGACTCGTTCCGCGACTTTCCGATTCGCTTCATCGCCGAGTTCTACAAGAACCATGGTTTGCTCGGCGTCAAAGATCGTCCCCAATGGAAAGTCGTCCAGGGCGGCTCAAAACAGTACGTCAAGGCGCTGACGCATGGCTGGACAGATCAGATCAAGCTAAACAGCCCGGTCCAGAAAGTCGTCCGGAATTTTACGCTCGGAGATCGCGAGCCATCTTCGGTGACGGTCACAACGAACGGCCAATCCCACGAGTTTGATCACGTCGTCTTCGCCTGTCACAGTGACCAAGCCTTGCGAATGCTTGGTGGGAACGCGACGGAATCGGAAACCGGGATCCTTTCTGCGTTTCCGTATCAAAAGAACGTTGCGTTGCTTCATACTCAATCAGACGTTCTACCCAAACAGCGTCGCGCGTGGGCCAGTTGGAACTACTTCAACCCGATTGAAGAATCCGATGCCGCGACAGTGACTTACAACATGAACATCCTTCAGTCGCTGAACACAGAAACCGTCTGGTGTGTCACGCTCAACGGAGAAGATCTGATCCGTGACGAAAATATCGTCGCGTCCATCGACTACGCTCATCCGACTTTCAGCATCGGCCGCAAAGCAATGCAAGCCAGACATGCGGAACTTTGCGACGCGAATGCGACTTCGTTTTGTGGCGCGTATTGGGGCAACGGATTCCACGAAGACGGCGTCGTCAGCGGACTGCGTGTCGTGGAGGCTCTGCAGCAACGAGCCAATACCTCTCAGCCTTCACCGGTGGCTGCCCAATGA
- a CDS encoding DUF1365 domain-containing protein, whose protein sequence is MSALESCIYRGTIRHRRQTPVKNAFKFPAYMMYVDLAELDTLFRKRLFWSVRRAAPVRFRRSDHMKVQPQELSLREAAIATLREHSFDKDIGPIRLLTQFRHFGFAMNPVSFYYCFDRDDNRVEAIIAEVNNTPWGEQHIYVVPARGDGSEEQKRVVIERLKKNFHVSPFMPMDMEYRMLFTIPGDQLGVKMQNFQQGERKFDVSMLMERVPITAWSLNWILLRYPMMTAQIFAGIYWQALKLYLKGCPYIPHSKSDESREVAPVIAGNIEPDPLTWNHRAEATARNTLKDPA, encoded by the coding sequence ATGAGTGCACTGGAAAGTTGTATCTATCGCGGAACGATTCGCCATCGACGCCAAACTCCGGTCAAGAATGCGTTCAAGTTCCCGGCCTACATGATGTACGTCGACCTTGCCGAACTCGACACGCTGTTTCGGAAACGCCTGTTTTGGTCAGTTCGCCGCGCCGCACCGGTTCGATTCCGTCGTTCCGATCATATGAAAGTTCAGCCGCAAGAACTGTCGCTGCGAGAGGCCGCGATCGCGACGCTGCGAGAGCACTCCTTCGATAAAGACATCGGGCCAATCCGTTTGCTGACACAGTTTCGCCATTTCGGCTTTGCGATGAATCCAGTCAGCTTCTACTACTGCTTTGACCGCGACGACAATCGTGTCGAAGCCATTATCGCTGAAGTCAACAACACGCCTTGGGGCGAGCAACACATCTACGTCGTGCCGGCTCGCGGGGACGGCAGTGAAGAACAAAAACGCGTCGTCATTGAACGGCTGAAGAAAAATTTTCACGTGTCGCCGTTCATGCCAATGGATATGGAGTATCGCATGCTGTTCACCATCCCTGGCGATCAGCTGGGGGTGAAGATGCAGAACTTTCAGCAGGGCGAACGCAAATTCGATGTCTCGATGTTGATGGAACGCGTTCCGATCACCGCGTGGTCGCTGAACTGGATACTGCTGCGATACCCGATGATGACGGCTCAAATCTTCGCCGGCATCTATTGGCAGGCTCTGAAGCTGTACCTTAAAGGTTGCCCATATATTCCACATTCAAAAAGCGATGAAAGTCGTGAAGTTGCCCCCGTTATTGCGGGAAATATCGAACCAGATCCGCTAACTTGGAACCATCGAGCTGAAGCCACGGCTCGCAATACTTTGAAAGATCCAGCCTGA